The Mycolicibacterium mageritense genome contains a region encoding:
- the nadC gene encoding carboxylating nicotinate-nucleotide diphosphorylase, with product MTLSPTEFDEARAIIARALEEDLRYGPDITTIATVPAEATTTASVVTREPGVVAGVDIALLVLDELIGADRYSVKDRVEDGARLAAQAPLLTIEAPTRELLTAERTMLNLVCHLSGIATATAAWVDAVAGTNAKIRDTRKTLPGLRALQKYAVRVGGGVNHRMGLGDAALIKDNHVAAAGSVLAALKAVRAEAPDLPCEVEVDSLEQLDEVLSADVELVLLDNFPVWQTQIAVQRRDSQSPSTLLESSGGLTLDTAAEYAGTGVDYLAIGALTHSVRVLDIGLDT from the coding sequence ATGACACTTTCACCCACTGAATTCGACGAAGCGCGGGCAATCATCGCCCGTGCGCTCGAAGAGGATCTCCGCTACGGACCCGACATCACCACGATCGCGACGGTGCCTGCCGAGGCGACCACCACGGCGTCGGTGGTGACCCGGGAGCCCGGCGTCGTCGCCGGCGTCGACATCGCCCTGCTGGTGCTCGACGAGTTGATCGGGGCCGACCGGTATTCGGTCAAGGACCGGGTCGAGGACGGCGCCCGGCTGGCGGCGCAGGCGCCGCTGCTGACGATCGAAGCGCCCACCCGCGAGCTGTTGACGGCTGAACGCACGATGCTCAACCTGGTGTGTCACCTGTCCGGTATCGCGACCGCCACCGCGGCCTGGGTCGATGCGGTGGCGGGCACGAACGCCAAGATCCGCGACACCCGCAAGACACTGCCGGGCCTTCGGGCGCTGCAGAAGTACGCCGTGCGGGTCGGCGGCGGTGTCAACCACCGGATGGGTCTGGGCGATGCGGCGCTGATCAAGGACAACCACGTGGCCGCGGCCGGTTCGGTCCTTGCCGCGTTGAAGGCCGTGCGGGCCGAGGCGCCCGATCTGCCGTGCGAGGTCGAGGTGGATTCGCTCGAGCAGCTCGACGAGGTGCTGTCCGCCGACGTCGAGTTGGTCCTGCTGGACAACTTCCCGGTCTGGCAGACCCAGATCGCGGTGCAACGGCGCGATTCACAGTCGCCTTCGACGCTGCTCGAATCGTCGGGTGGGCTGACCCTGGACACCGCGGCCGAATACGCCGGCACTGGCGTCGACTACCTCGCGATCGGGGCGCTGACCCACTCGGTGCGGGTGCTCGACATCGGACTCGACACGTAG
- the rhtB gene encoding homoserine/homoserine lactone efflux protein, with translation MTWQLWLAYFGAAIAISLSPGAGAIQSMATGLTHGVRRGFWSILGLQIGLALQLAVVAVGLGAAVANSLLAFTVIKWLGVAYLIYLAYRQWRTAGIDLREQVSASAEGGRLALVTRGFLVNATNPKGLVFFIAVLPQFVVPTAPLLPQYLAIGVTSIIVDIVVMALYTGLAARLLGWLHTPRQQTVLNRVLSGLFATAAVALSLVRRGATT, from the coding sequence ATGACCTGGCAGCTCTGGTTGGCCTACTTCGGCGCGGCAATCGCAATCAGCCTCTCCCCTGGTGCCGGGGCCATCCAGTCGATGGCGACCGGCCTGACCCACGGGGTGCGTCGCGGTTTCTGGAGCATCCTGGGGCTTCAGATCGGGCTCGCATTGCAGCTGGCGGTGGTCGCGGTGGGGCTCGGCGCGGCCGTTGCGAACTCGTTGCTCGCGTTCACCGTCATCAAATGGCTCGGCGTGGCCTACCTCATCTACCTGGCCTACCGGCAATGGCGGACGGCCGGCATCGACCTGCGCGAACAGGTCAGTGCCTCGGCCGAAGGCGGGCGGCTCGCTCTGGTGACGCGTGGTTTCCTGGTCAACGCCACCAACCCCAAGGGCCTGGTGTTCTTCATCGCGGTGCTGCCGCAGTTCGTCGTACCGACGGCGCCGCTGCTTCCGCAGTACCTGGCGATCGGGGTGACCTCGATCATCGTCGACATCGTCGTGATGGCGCTCTACACGGGTCTCGCGGCGCGGCTGCTGGGGTGGCTGCACACGCCCCGCCAGCAGACCGTACTCAACCGGGTGCTGTCCGGCCTGTTCGCCACCGCGGCCGTCGCGCTGTCTCTGGTGCGCCGCGGCGCGACCACCTGA
- a CDS encoding nitroreductase family deazaflavin-dependent oxidoreductase translates to MSAASSRGSHPNNAPGVPMLIPPAVERFQIKYINPLMKPFAKRMPGFTVIKHRGRTSGTPYETVVTSFRKGNTLAVGLAHGKTNWVKNVLAAGEADVHLFSGDVHITNPRVLPAGTDDPNLPGIARIAGRRIGVFVADIV, encoded by the coding sequence ATGTCAGCTGCCAGCTCACGGGGATCCCATCCCAACAACGCGCCCGGCGTACCGATGTTGATCCCACCCGCGGTCGAGCGGTTCCAGATCAAATACATCAACCCGCTCATGAAACCGTTCGCGAAGCGCATGCCCGGATTCACGGTGATCAAACATCGCGGCCGGACGTCGGGCACACCCTACGAGACCGTCGTCACCAGCTTTCGCAAAGGCAACACGCTTGCGGTAGGGCTGGCCCACGGCAAGACCAACTGGGTCAAAAACGTGCTGGCGGCCGGCGAGGCAGATGTGCACCTGTTCAGTGGCGACGTTCACATCACCAACCCACGGGTGCTGCCCGCGGGGACCGACGATCCGAACCTGCCCGGAATCGCACGGATCGCGGGCCGCCGGATCGGGGTCTTCGTCGCCGATATCGTTTGA
- the hisD gene encoding histidinol dehydrogenase, translating into MPEFQMSRIDLRNRSMNAAQLRGALPRGGVDVDAVVPKVRPIVEAVAERGAVAALEYGESFDGVRPATVRVPAAALAQALDELAPDVRAALQVSIDRARAVHADQRRTDTTTVLAPGATVTERWVPVERVGLYVPGGNAVYPSSVVMNVVPAQTAGVDSLVIASPPQAQFGGLPHPTILAAAALLGVDEVWAVGGAQAVALLAYGGTDTDDTELAPVDMITGPGNIYVTAAKRICRSQVGIDAEAGPTEIAILADHTADPVHVAADLISQAEHDEMAASVLVTDSVALADATDRELTAQLATTVHVERVTAALSGQQSAIVLVDDIEAGIRTVNAYAAEHLEIQTVDAADVAGRIRSAGAIFVGAWSPVSLGDYCAGSNHVLPTAGCARHSSGLSVQTFLRGIHVVEYDEAALKDVSGHVITLSKAEDLPAHGEAVRRRFER; encoded by the coding sequence ATGCCCGAATTTCAGATGTCCCGTATCGACCTGCGTAACCGTTCCATGAACGCCGCGCAACTGCGTGGCGCCCTGCCGCGCGGTGGCGTCGACGTGGACGCGGTCGTGCCGAAGGTCCGTCCGATCGTCGAAGCGGTCGCCGAGCGGGGTGCCGTCGCCGCCCTGGAGTACGGCGAGTCGTTCGACGGAGTGCGGCCCGCGACGGTGCGGGTGCCTGCCGCCGCGTTGGCGCAGGCGCTCGACGAGCTCGCCCCCGATGTGCGCGCCGCGTTGCAGGTGTCGATCGACCGCGCGCGGGCTGTGCACGCCGATCAGCGCCGCACCGACACCACCACGGTCCTGGCTCCCGGTGCGACCGTCACCGAGCGGTGGGTGCCCGTCGAACGGGTCGGCCTCTACGTGCCGGGCGGCAACGCCGTCTATCCGTCGAGCGTCGTGATGAACGTGGTGCCCGCGCAGACGGCTGGCGTCGACTCCCTGGTGATCGCGAGCCCGCCGCAGGCCCAGTTCGGTGGACTGCCCCATCCCACGATCCTGGCGGCCGCCGCGCTCCTCGGCGTGGACGAGGTGTGGGCGGTCGGCGGGGCTCAGGCCGTCGCGTTGCTGGCCTACGGCGGCACCGACACCGACGACACCGAGCTGGCGCCGGTCGACATGATCACCGGCCCCGGCAACATCTATGTCACGGCCGCCAAGCGCATCTGCCGTTCCCAGGTGGGCATCGACGCCGAGGCCGGACCGACCGAGATCGCGATCCTGGCCGACCACACCGCAGATCCCGTGCACGTCGCCGCCGACCTGATCAGCCAGGCCGAGCACGACGAGATGGCCGCCAGCGTGCTGGTCACCGACAGCGTCGCACTCGCCGACGCCACCGACCGCGAACTCACCGCTCAATTGGCCACCACGGTGCACGTCGAGCGCGTCACCGCGGCGCTGTCCGGTCAGCAGTCCGCGATCGTGCTCGTCGACGACATCGAGGCAGGCATCCGGACCGTCAATGCGTACGCGGCCGAGCACCTGGAGATCCAGACCGTCGACGCTGCCGATGTCGCGGGCCGGATCCGTTCGGCCGGCGCGATATTCGTGGGAGCGTGGTCGCCGGTGAGCCTCGGCGACTACTGCGCCGGATCCAATCACGTGCTGCCCACCGCCGGCTGCGCGCGTCACTCCAGCGGGCTTTCCGTGCAGACGTTCCTGCGTGGCATCCACGTGGTGGAGTACGACGAGGCGGCAC